One Euphorbia lathyris chromosome 1, ddEupLath1.1, whole genome shotgun sequence DNA segment encodes these proteins:
- the LOC136219204 gene encoding uncharacterized protein, which produces MAGVNKRTKNHRRLPPMFRPHPPILNDYSDDETLAPSESQYLRNVDVPQGITLELLENIVNDVIGTETNHRPTSGPLSADSRNKNVRPSIQQAPAANACLQSSTHPSTYYEKRKNLRSSNVNKMIDENGTRELQHCRPSPSTLNDNNESDNTCQLDVEANDFNSVDLQGSSVPIRGLYKGGNLDKFTNNRKDKLIVYIPPGKSFRPIGQHERKLASWLGYCARSIGRPSETWDQNLAKHRSRLWNMIQHYSDVSPESPKKWKALEELGKVKPDTPEIKRSKFEMYSFSVMRVLFRKWKNRLHDKYLQYSSDEERLKHVPGGLSPNDWKDLVKLFGSKEFKEWSSINSGNRKSQKVVASSGPIPFAQVEYDMMDEEKGELPDASAVWMATHSILNEQGQNQFRDSESRRLYEEMKRVENEPRNENESGPTPDDVLQQIFGVRSGYVRGKDMGYKSSTKGMVCSTKNGDVNELKNEVARLTEKLKAQEECEKAQEQREQVLVEGQRALQDRFESYFKVMDAMTSQNSLGGIG; this is translated from the exons ATGGCGGGTGTTAACAAACGCACAAAGAATCATAGAAGATTACCTCCAATGTTTAGACCTCACCCACCTATCCTCAATGATTATTCTGATGATGAAACACTTGCACCATCAGAATCTCAATATTTGCGTAATGTAGATGTTCCTCAAGGTATCACTCTTGAATTACTA GAAAACATTGTTAATGATGTAATTGGTACTGAAACTAATCATAGACCAACTTCtggaccattgtcagctg ATTCAAGAAACAAAAACGTTCGACCAAGCATCCAACAAGCACCTGCTGCTAATGCTTGCTTACAATCTTCAACACATCCATCCACTTATt ATGAAAAGAGGAAAAATTTGAGGAGCTCCAATGTGAATAAGATGATCGATGAGAATGGAACTCGGGAGTTACAACATTGTCGTCCTTCACCATCTACTCTCAATGACAACAATGAATCCGACAACACTTGCCAATTAGACGTTGAGGCAAATGATTTTAATTCAGTTGATCTTCAAG GGAGTTCTGTTCCGATAAGAGGGTTGTACAAAGGTGGGAATCTTGATAAGTTCACAAACAACAGAAAGGATAAGTTGATTGTCTATATCCCTCCTGGTAAATCTTTTAGACCAATTGGGCAACATGAGAGAAAGTTAGCATCATGGTTAGGGTACTGTGCTAGATCTATTGGACGACCTAGTGAGACGTGGGATCAAAATTTAGCCAAGCATAGGTCTCGTTTGTGGAATATGATTCAG CACTATTCTGATGTTAGTCCTGAGAGTCCTAAAAAGTGGAAGGCACTTGAGGAATTAGGAAAGGTGAAGCCGGACACACCTGAAATAAAAAGATCAAAATTTGAAATGTATTCTTTCTCTGTGATGCGGGTACTATTTCGCAAGTGGAAAAATAGGTTACATGATAAATATCTCCAGTATTCTAGCGATGAGGAACGGCTGAAACATGTTCCTGGAGGATTATCTCCAAATGATTGGAAGGACTTGGTGAAATTGTTTGGAAGTAAAGAATTTAAG GAATGGAGTTCAATTAACTCGGGTAATCGTAAATCGCAAAAAGTTGTTGCTTCTTCTGGCCCCATCCCTTTTGCACAAGTGGAGTACGATATG ATGGATGAGGAAAAAGGTGAATTGCCAGATGCTTCTGCTGTGTGGATGGCTACTCATTCAATATTGAATGAACAAGGTCAAAATCAGTTTCGTGATTCAGAATCACGAAGGCTTTAT GAAGAAATGAAAAGGGTTGAGAATGAACCAAGAAATGAAAATGAGTCTGGTCCCACACCAGATGATGTTCTACAACAGATATTTGGAGTTAGGTCCGGATATGTTCGTGGTAAGGATATGGGATATAAATCAAGTACGAAGGGAATGGTATGTAGCACTAAAAATGGTGATGTAAACGAGCTAAAAAATGAGGTTGCAAGATTAACGGAGAAATTAAAGGCACAAGAAGAGTGCGAAAAAGCACAAGAACAACGCGAACAAGTGTTAGTTGAGGGCCAAAGGGCGCTGCAAGATCGATTTGAATCATATTTCAAAGTGATGGACGCCATGACATCACAGAATAGTTTGG gAGGGATAGGTTAG